The Deltaproteobacteria bacterium sequence GCCTCATTTGCCAATTTGTCTGCTTCCTTGTTCTCCTCGCGCGGCACATGGCAAAAAGAGACCTTTTCAAAACTCTTCAGCAGATTTTTAGCCTTTTCGTAGTAAGGAATCAACCCCTCATTCTTCACCCGGTATTCCCCCTTCAACTGCCGCACCATCAATTCCGAATCGGCCCGGATTTCCACCTCCCCGGCCTTCTGTTTTTTCAGTTCTTCCAGCCCCATCAACAGCGCCGCATATTCCGCCTGATTGTTGGTTTTGGTCCCCAGATAGCGCGAGAGGGGGATCTCTTTTCCACCGGCGGAAACCAAAAGCGCCCCGGCGCCCGCCTCACCCGGATTTCCCCTGCTGGCGCCGTCTGTGTACATCATCCATTTCATAAA is a genomic window containing:
- a CDS encoding ribonuclease HI family protein, encoding MKWMMYTDGASRGNPGEAGAGALLVSAGGKEIPLSRYLGTKTNNQAEYAALLMGLEELKKQKAGEVEIRADSELMVRQLKGEYRVKNEGLIPYYEKAKNLLKSFEKVSFCHVPREENKEADKLANEAIDFKDVLSH